The Magnolia sinica isolate HGM2019 chromosome 9, MsV1, whole genome shotgun sequence genome contains a region encoding:
- the LOC131255330 gene encoding probable disease resistance protein RXW24L, with protein MGCIRSFAYCIKDLLLIHKIGKEIGDIERRLNEISSNRSDYGISNILGCGEASSSSNPSQTSREKRVPIAEEAVVVGVEDETKTLVGRLIEGDARRAVISITGMGGIGKTTLAKKVYNNIDLNESKDAMISDILALSYHDLPYYLKFCFLYFGAFPEDSEIEVDDLIKLWIAEGFVQQRGEEELEDVAEDFAEELINRSIIQVA; from the exons ATGGGATGCATACGAAGTTTTGCTTATTGCATCAAAGATCTCCTTCTCATCCACAAGATTGGAAAGGAGATCGGTGACATAGAAAGAAGGCTCAACGAGATCTCATCCAACAGATCAGATTATGGCATCAGCAATATACTAGGATGTGGAGAAGCttcatcttcctcaaatccaagCCAGACGTCGAGGGAGAAGAGGGTTCCCATCGCCGAGGAAGCTGTTGTGGTTGGTGTTGAAGATGAGACAAAGACACTGGTGGGGCGGTTGATTGAAGGAGATGCGCGGCGTGCTGTCATTTCGATCACTGGTATGGGAGGAATAGGTAAGACTACTCTCGCTAAGAAAGTATACAATAACATCGAT CTAAATGAAAGCAAAGATGCGATGATCTCCGACATATTGGCCCTTAGCTACCATGACTTACCCTATTACTTGAAGTTCTGCTTTCTTTATTTCGGAGCTTTTCCTGAAGACTCTGAAATTGAAGTGGACGACTTGATTAAGTTGTGGATAGCTGAAGGGTTTGTGCagcaaagaggagaagaagaactgGAGGATGTTGCAGAGGATTTTGCGGAAGAGCTCATCAACAGAAGCATAATTCAGGTGGCGTAA